In Melitaea cinxia chromosome 4, ilMelCinx1.1, whole genome shotgun sequence, a single genomic region encodes these proteins:
- the LOC123670248 gene encoding facilitated trehalose transporter Tret1-like, with protein MDRATAQELEKINHSEYENGHIKNSEQKRYDEVQSRHSPFWRQVCAEAFISLGSFLLSFSAGATGGFSAILIPQLQHDKGKHKYSTEMVSWVAAMASFALLFGNMISGYLMDRLGRRASQILLSVCYVGGWTIIGFASNIHLILLGRFITGFCQGWLGPLGPVFVGEISSPVYRGLFLAGLSLSIAAGVFMSHLFGTFLHWRNASFLCGLFPLLGCIILYFAPESPAWLASKNQIDRCVQSFHWYRGTSIEMKSELEKMIADQTQRKEQKSKLATLSENIKKPEFWKPLGIMIVFFLVTQLSGINVISAYSTNIMEALIGNNSNTYAAMLATDLLRVFSLLCACFILRKKGRRPLAIFSGVFTTLSLIALAIYLYLVDVRVIRHISPYISLSLMSIYVFVSNLGISLLPWNMVGELFATETKGLGSGISVMMTSIAFFGTIKTAPAMFQGIGYHGTYLFYGLSTLAGTIFLYFCLPETRGKTLLQIAEEFRYGRKGRRKVINDCESTL; from the exons ATGGACCGCGCCACTGCACAGGAATTAGAGAAAATTAATCATAGTGAATACGAAAATGGACATATTAAGAATAGCGAACAAAAGAGATACGATGAAGTACAATCTAGGCATTCGCCGTTTTGGAGACAGGTGT GTGCGGAA GCATTTATATCTCTTGGTTCGTTCCTGCTATCCTTTAGTGCGGGAGCAACAGGAGGATTTTCAGCTATCCTAATACCACAGCTTCAACATGATAAAGGAAAACATAAATACTCTACGGAAATGGTTTCATGGGTGG cgGCCATGGCTTCTTTTGCTTTATTATTTGGAAACATGATATCAGGATACTTGATGGATAGACTTGGAAGAAGAGCATCGCAAATATTATTATCAGTTTGTTACGTGGGTGGTTGGACAATAATTGGTTTTGCTAGTAACATACACTTGATATTACTTGGAAGATTCATCACAGGATTCTGTCAAGGTTGGCTCGGTCCTTTAGGGCCCGTTTTTGTTGGAGAAATTAGTTCACCAGTGTACAGGGGTCTATTTTTAGCTGGCCTCTCCCTATCTATAGCCGCAGGTGTTTTTATGTCCCACTTGTTTGGAACATTTTTACATTGGAGAAACGCTTCCTTTCTTTGCGGGTTGTTTCCTTTACTTGGATGTATTATACTTTACTTTGCACCAGAATCTCCCGCTTGGTTAGCATCTAAGAATCAAATCGATAGATGTGTGCAATCTTTTCATTGGTACAGAGGTACTAGTATAGAAATGAAATCTGAACTAGAAAAAATGATAGCTGATCAAACTCAGAGGAAAGAACAAAAGAGTAAATTGGCAACATTGTCAGAAAATATAAAGAAGCCTGAATTTTGGAAACCTTTGGGTATTATGATTGTGTTCTTTTTAGTAACACAATTGTCAGGAATAAATGTCATCAGTGCCTATTCGACCAATATAATGGAAGCGCTTATTGGTAATAATTCAAACACTTATGCAGCAATGTTGGCAACAGACCTTTTACGGGTTTTTTCTTTACTGTGTGCTTGTTTTATACTGAGAAAAAAGGGTCGGCGTCCTTTAGCTATATTTAGTGGTGTCTTCACAACATTGTCTCTTATAGCACTGgcaatatacttatatttagtGGATGTACGTGTAATAAGGCACATCTCACCATATATATCCTTAAGCTTAATGTCAATATATGTTTTTGTATCAAACCTAGGAATATCGTTACTACCTTGGAACATGGTAGGTGAACTATTTGCAACTGAAACTAAAGGTTTGGGTTCTGGCATAAGCGTGATGATGACATCCATCGCATTTTTCGGCACGATAAAAACTGCTCCTGCAATGTTCCAAGGAATAGGGTATCATGGTACATACTTATTTTATGGATTGTCAACTTTGGCAggaactatatttttatacttctgTCTTCCCGAAACAAGGGGTAAAACATTATTACAAATTGCAGAAGAATTTCGATATGGGCGTAAAGGACGAAGAAAAGTTATAAATGATTGTGAAAGCACTTTATAA